The Sporomusa termitida genome has a window encoding:
- a CDS encoding type I CRISPR-associated protein Cas7, translated as MKKQLREWNEMIKMKQRVIGLIGIVSRMANWNADFTGLPKTTSDGNIFGSDKALKYSIKRLWELNGEKVLYIRSYKLGKGKEGEKLQPRDLQERYQQLFGESVAKDSTIVLKRLFACVDVMNFGATFAVEGQNIGLTGAVQIGQGFNKYEETNVEVQDILSPFRNSNEKSLDKDATSIGKKIMVDEAHYIYPFTVSPNHYESYIGLPGLDEFQGYTQEAYAAFKEGALLGATALQTNSKSGSENAFSLFIVLKENALAYLPNLDPYVTVCKKEDKTMYDLSAIAPIVAGIQEQVEQIELYINPYAAEVLLELDGLKRYNIITRAAL; from the coding sequence TTGAAAAAACAGTTAAGGGAGTGGAATGAGATGATAAAAATGAAGCAGCGCGTTATTGGCTTAATCGGTATTGTCAGCAGAATGGCCAATTGGAATGCTGATTTTACGGGATTACCGAAGACAACGAGTGACGGAAATATTTTCGGCAGCGATAAAGCCTTGAAATATAGTATAAAGCGTTTGTGGGAATTAAACGGAGAAAAGGTGCTGTATATTCGTTCCTACAAATTAGGGAAGGGCAAAGAAGGCGAAAAACTGCAGCCCCGGGATTTGCAGGAGCGATATCAGCAATTATTTGGTGAAAGTGTGGCCAAGGATTCGACGATTGTATTGAAACGATTATTCGCATGCGTTGACGTTATGAATTTCGGCGCTACGTTTGCGGTGGAAGGACAGAATATTGGCTTAACCGGTGCCGTGCAAATTGGACAAGGTTTTAATAAGTATGAGGAGACCAATGTGGAAGTACAGGATATCTTATCACCCTTTCGCAACTCCAATGAGAAGAGTCTGGACAAGGATGCCACTTCGATTGGCAAAAAAATCATGGTCGATGAAGCGCATTATATTTATCCTTTTACAGTAAGTCCGAACCATTATGAAAGTTATATTGGGTTGCCAGGGTTAGATGAATTTCAGGGCTATACCCAGGAGGCTTACGCCGCCTTCAAAGAGGGCGCTTTGCTGGGGGCCACTGCCCTGCAGACAAACAGTAAGTCCGGCAGCGAAAATGCTTTTAGCCTGTTTATTGTATTAAAGGAGAATGCGCTAGCCTATCTGCCTAATCTGGACCCTTACGTTACGGTATGTAAAAAAGAGGATAAAACAATGTATGATCTGTCGGCAATCGCCCCGATAGTGGCAGGCATTCAGGAGCAGGTTGAGCAAATTGAACTCTACATCAATCCTTATGCAGCAGAAGTTCTTTTAGAGCTTGACGGCCTCAAGCGTTACAATATTATTACGAGGGCGGCGCTGTAA
- a CDS encoding CRISPR-associated endoribonuclease Cas6, with protein MLFELKLTVLLKKSTHHLQMQEPIGNWISQAQLTDPLFKQTHYDKIYKHFVFSNLYPTEKDGIYQQGRIYVLTIRSSIEDTLNRIHQCLKKCRESDYFQLVACEQRTRRLGHITELLTITPAIVTIENQKPWTPEDNIELLIQRLEANAEKKFKSLYPDTLVQAGQTFIQGITIENRKPLATAYKGRKLLGNKLHLLIHEDEYAQKLANVVMGSGLAEKGSILGAGFCLAKYLK; from the coding sequence TTGCTTTTCGAATTAAAGCTAACAGTACTGCTGAAAAAATCAACACATCATTTACAGATGCAGGAACCGATTGGGAACTGGATTAGTCAGGCCCAGCTAACCGATCCTCTTTTCAAACAAACCCATTATGACAAAATCTATAAGCATTTTGTATTTAGCAACCTTTATCCCACAGAAAAAGACGGGATCTACCAGCAAGGGCGGATATACGTCCTGACGATTCGCAGTTCAATTGAAGACACCTTAAACCGTATTCATCAGTGCCTGAAAAAATGCCGGGAAAGCGACTATTTTCAACTTGTTGCCTGTGAACAGCGAACAAGACGGCTAGGGCACATTACGGAACTGCTTACGATTACACCGGCGATTGTGACAATTGAGAATCAAAAGCCCTGGACACCGGAAGACAATATTGAATTATTGATCCAGCGGCTTGAGGCTAATGCGGAAAAGAAATTTAAATCACTTTATCCTGACACCCTGGTACAAGCGGGGCAGACCTTTATTCAAGGCATTACCATTGAGAACCGCAAGCCACTGGCGACTGCTTACAAAGGTCGCAAATTGTTGGGCAATAAGCTGCATCTGCTTATTCATGAGGATGAATATGCGCAAAAATTAGCCAACGTAGTTATGGGTTCCGGGTTAGCAGAGAAGGGATCGATTCTTGGCGCAGGCTTCTGTCTAGCGAAATACCTCAAATGA
- a CDS encoding ATP-binding protein: MNYIHRAMEDTFLHLSKEFPALLLTGPRQVGKTTMLQKLAAEENIGREYVTLDDLTERQMAKNDPKMFLQIHKPPVYIDEVQYAPELFTYIKIHVDQNRRAGDFWLTGSQVFKLMEGIQESLAGRVCLLHMAPLSQAEIYGAATAPFVLALEQLSQRIKERTPIDTPALYERIFRGGMPALISGQHSDYRAVYSSYISTYIDRDVKELSGAIDSLKFMDFITAAAALCGQMLNYKTIADAAGIDQITAKNWLGILERLGIVFYLHPYSSNMLKRMVTKPKLYFYDCGLVAYLTKWSDSDTLMNGAMSGAILENFAVSEIVKSYQNCGWEAFIYYYRDKDTKEIDLLLEDSGKLYPMEIKKTATPQSQLTRVFGVIDKATLERGIGAVLCTTDRLSAFDSQNLIVPIWGI, encoded by the coding sequence ATGAATTATATACATAGAGCAATGGAGGATACGTTTCTCCACCTTAGTAAGGAGTTTCCCGCACTGCTACTTACCGGTCCAAGGCAGGTTGGCAAGACAACCATGCTGCAAAAACTAGCTGCGGAGGAAAACATAGGACGGGAGTATGTGACACTGGATGATTTGACGGAGCGCCAAATGGCGAAGAATGACCCGAAGATGTTCCTGCAAATCCACAAGCCGCCGGTGTATATCGATGAGGTACAGTATGCACCGGAGCTGTTTACCTATATCAAAATACACGTTGACCAGAACCGACGGGCCGGTGACTTTTGGTTGACTGGTTCGCAGGTATTCAAATTGATGGAGGGGATACAGGAGTCGCTGGCCGGGCGCGTCTGCCTGCTGCATATGGCTCCCCTGTCACAGGCGGAGATCTATGGTGCTGCCACTGCACCTTTTGTGCTGGCTTTGGAGCAGCTGTCACAGCGAATAAAGGAGCGCACCCCGATTGATACGCCTGCACTTTATGAGCGTATTTTCAGAGGCGGCATGCCTGCCCTCATCAGCGGGCAGCATAGCGACTATCGAGCAGTTTATTCCAGCTACATCAGTACCTATATAGACCGGGATGTAAAAGAGCTTTCCGGTGCCATTGATTCGCTCAAGTTTATGGATTTCATCACGGCCGCCGCAGCCCTGTGCGGACAGATGCTCAACTACAAGACCATTGCTGACGCTGCCGGGATTGACCAGATTACCGCCAAAAACTGGCTGGGGATTTTAGAGAGACTGGGCATTGTATTCTATCTTCACCCGTATTCCAGCAATATGCTTAAACGCATGGTAACCAAGCCAAAGCTCTATTTCTATGACTGCGGGTTGGTGGCCTACCTGACCAAATGGAGTGACAGTGATACCCTGATGAACGGTGCCATGAGTGGTGCGATTCTTGAGAATTTTGCGGTATCTGAGATTGTCAAAAGCTATCAGAACTGCGGCTGGGAGGCCTTTATTTATTACTATCGGGATAAGGACACTAAGGAGATTGATCTTCTACTAGAGGACAGCGGCAAGCTATACCCCATGGAAATCAAGAAAACCGCCACGCCGCAAAGCCAGCTCACTCGTGTGTTTGGGGTGATTGACAAGGCTACTTTGGAGCGCGGAATAGGAGCTGTGCTTTGTACTACTGATCGACTGTCGGCGTTTGACAGCCAAAATTTGATTGTGCCTATTTGGGGGATATAA
- a CDS encoding NAD(P)/FAD-dependent oxidoreductase → MQEQPKTKHIVIIGAGFGGIRAVRALSKADVRITLIDKHNYHLFQPLLYQVSTATLSIDDIAYPVRAMIKQQKNVHFRMGEVNTIDFERKSVILATAAVAYDYLIIATGGVTNYFGLKAVEKNSFGMKNLDESVTIRNHILHQFELAAYEQDRDKRRARLTFIIVGGGPTGVESAGALSELIYLVMAREYHTLNFKEVRIVLVEASDKVLAAMPAELQETTVETLIRKHVEVRLCVQVTDYDGERLSLKGGEVIPTRTVIWAAGIKAAPLLDTLHIEQDQARRAVVNEFLQLPAHPDVFVIGDAAHYEYAGRPLPMIAPVAIQQADVAAKNIKQLMAEKPLEKFTYKDVGSMATIGRNAAVVHMGHLKLKGVAAWLIWSLVHILRLIDFRNRFVVFMKWVWEYMFYDRLVRIITRQ, encoded by the coding sequence ATGCAGGAACAACCAAAAACAAAACATATTGTCATCATCGGGGCCGGTTTTGGCGGCATCCGGGCCGTTCGGGCTTTAAGCAAAGCCGATGTCCGGATAACCTTAATCGACAAGCATAATTATCATTTGTTTCAGCCGTTGCTGTATCAGGTATCAACAGCCACCTTATCCATTGATGATATTGCCTATCCGGTGCGGGCTATGATAAAGCAGCAAAAAAATGTTCATTTCCGGATGGGCGAGGTAAACACTATTGATTTTGAGCGAAAATCAGTGATACTTGCTACCGCGGCGGTAGCTTATGACTATCTGATAATAGCTACAGGCGGCGTTACCAATTATTTCGGGCTCAAAGCTGTGGAAAAGAATAGTTTTGGCATGAAAAACCTGGATGAGTCAGTAACAATCCGCAACCACATTCTTCATCAATTTGAATTGGCGGCCTATGAACAAGACCGGGACAAGCGCCGGGCACGCTTAACCTTTATCATTGTCGGGGGCGGGCCAACCGGTGTCGAATCTGCCGGTGCCTTATCAGAATTAATCTATTTAGTCATGGCCAGAGAGTACCATACCCTTAACTTTAAAGAAGTTCGCATTGTATTAGTTGAGGCTTCAGATAAAGTATTGGCAGCAATGCCGGCGGAATTACAGGAAACCACTGTGGAAACACTAATTCGCAAGCATGTTGAAGTCCGTCTTTGCGTGCAGGTCACTGATTATGATGGTGAGCGCTTATCGCTCAAGGGTGGTGAAGTAATCCCCACCCGTACAGTCATCTGGGCAGCCGGGATAAAGGCGGCGCCTCTTCTGGATACCTTGCATATTGAGCAGGATCAGGCACGCCGGGCGGTTGTAAATGAGTTTTTACAATTGCCTGCTCACCCGGATGTTTTTGTTATCGGTGATGCTGCCCATTACGAGTATGCCGGGCGGCCTTTACCAATGATTGCACCGGTGGCAATCCAACAGGCAGATGTTGCAGCTAAAAACATTAAACAGCTTATGGCAGAAAAGCCCTTGGAAAAATTTACGTACAAGGACGTAGGCAGCATGGCAACAATTGGCCGGAATGCGGCCGTTGTTCACATGGGACATCTTAAATTAAAAGGGGTTGCCGCTTGGCTAATCTGGTCGCTTGTCCATATTTTACGCTTGATTGACTTCCGCAATCGCTTTGTTGTATTTATGAAATGGGTCTGGGAGTATATGTTCTACGACAGGCTTGTCCGCATTATTACCCGTCAATAG
- a CDS encoding TonB-dependent receptor: protein MKNNLSLARKRLLYALIGSSLFWHTPAIASAEDTAGAVTATGQTDPQAASAAETTAGKREFTLEMIEVTAMRSRDLPSVYAGGQVARGARLGLLGNVDIMNAPFSITSYTAQMIENRQARTISEVLSNDASVRDATSNGHTIENFRIRGFTVNSYDLGFDGMFGLAPISHVPTEFLERVELLRGPSALLYGMPPNGSLGGTINLVPKRAAEEPLTRFTMDYTSDSQLGAHLDIGRRFGQNNEWGIRVNGVYRDGDTDISGQSKKRELGAVGLDYRGERWRASLDAYYSKENSSGGTLADYYFNTDITSVPSAPDPSTNLFAGTWGWIENKGVAARGEYDINDKLTAYAGLGTANYDFSGYMMSTHAKGIDALGNYSAVTTYTTGYTDIVSAEAGLRGRFQTGAVSHQVVLSATSLSLERGQVFKEGAAYPSNIYNPATLVFAADPGSPSKVAESDLTGVALTDTLSFSQDKYRLTLGVRNQRVNTKNFNSSTGAITARYDKSAVTPAIALVVKPWAAPVSLYANYIEGLSSGSTVTDTTASNYGHVFAPFKTKQIETGVKWDAGDYAHTLSLFQITRPSVIADRSTSVTTYKQDGEQRNRGVEWNVFGQINRDWRILGGVSFLRGVTTHTANGTYDGNTAFGTPKWQSNLGFEWDAPNVSGLTLSTRAVYTGPQYSNSANTMQIPSWIRYDVGARYVTKVNGQPVAFRFTVENVLDKNYWSGCFSDGYLTLGSGRTFKLSTTIDL from the coding sequence ATGAAGAACAATTTGTCCCTTGCCAGAAAACGGCTGCTTTACGCCCTGATCGGCAGCAGCCTGTTCTGGCACACGCCGGCAATTGCGTCTGCCGAGGATACGGCGGGAGCAGTTACCGCTACCGGCCAGACCGATCCCCAAGCGGCCTCTGCCGCGGAAACAACCGCCGGCAAGCGGGAATTCACCCTGGAAATGATTGAAGTGACCGCCATGCGCAGCCGCGATCTGCCGTCGGTCTATGCCGGCGGTCAGGTGGCTAGAGGAGCGCGGCTTGGATTGCTGGGCAACGTTGACATCATGAATGCTCCCTTCAGCATTACAAGTTATACGGCGCAAATGATTGAAAATCGGCAAGCCCGCACTATTTCCGAGGTTTTGTCCAATGATGCGTCGGTGCGTGATGCAACTTCCAACGGCCACACAATAGAAAATTTCAGAATTCGCGGTTTTACCGTTAATTCCTACGATTTGGGCTTTGACGGCATGTTTGGCCTGGCGCCTATAAGCCATGTGCCGACAGAATTCCTTGAACGGGTGGAATTGCTAAGAGGGCCGAGCGCCTTACTCTATGGTATGCCGCCCAACGGCTCCCTGGGCGGAACGATCAATCTTGTTCCCAAGCGCGCTGCGGAGGAGCCGCTGACCCGTTTCACAATGGATTATACATCGGACTCTCAGCTCGGCGCCCATCTGGATATCGGCCGCCGCTTCGGCCAAAACAACGAGTGGGGGATACGGGTCAACGGCGTCTACCGGGATGGCGATACCGACATCTCCGGGCAGTCAAAGAAACGCGAACTGGGCGCGGTGGGCCTGGACTACCGCGGAGAACGCTGGCGCGCTTCGCTTGATGCCTATTACAGCAAAGAAAATTCCAGCGGCGGAACGTTGGCGGATTACTATTTCAACACGGACATCACTTCCGTTCCCTCAGCCCCCGATCCTAGCACAAACTTATTTGCCGGAACCTGGGGCTGGATAGAAAACAAGGGCGTGGCGGCGCGCGGCGAATATGACATTAATGACAAGCTGACTGCCTATGCCGGTCTGGGAACAGCAAATTACGATTTTTCCGGCTATATGATGTCGACGCATGCAAAAGGCATAGACGCGCTGGGGAATTATAGCGCCGTCACCACCTATACTACCGGCTACACCGACATCGTATCGGCCGAGGCGGGGCTGCGCGGCCGTTTCCAAACAGGGGCGGTCAGCCACCAGGTCGTTTTAAGCGCGACTTCGCTTAGCCTTGAAAGAGGGCAGGTTTTCAAGGAAGGCGCCGCATATCCTTCCAATATCTATAATCCGGCCACTCTCGTTTTTGCCGCTGATCCGGGTTCGCCGTCCAAAGTCGCGGAGTCTGATCTCACTGGTGTGGCGCTGACTGACACCTTATCCTTCAGCCAGGATAAATACCGGCTCACGCTGGGGGTCCGCAATCAACGGGTGAACACCAAAAACTTCAACAGCAGCACCGGCGCGATAACTGCCCGTTACGACAAAAGCGCCGTCACCCCGGCAATTGCCCTTGTCGTCAAACCGTGGGCCGCGCCGGTGTCTTTATATGCAAACTATATCGAAGGGCTAAGTTCAGGCAGCACCGTTACCGATACGACTGCCAGCAATTATGGTCACGTCTTTGCCCCCTTCAAAACGAAACAGATTGAGACAGGGGTAAAATGGGACGCAGGCGATTATGCCCATACCCTGAGCTTGTTCCAAATTACCAGACCAAGCGTCATCGCGGACCGCAGCACCAGTGTCACAACTTATAAACAGGACGGAGAGCAGCGTAACCGCGGCGTCGAGTGGAACGTATTCGGCCAAATCAACCGAGATTGGCGCATTCTGGGCGGCGTGAGCTTCCTCCGCGGTGTGACAACGCATACTGCCAACGGCACCTATGACGGCAACACAGCTTTTGGCACACCAAAATGGCAAAGTAATCTGGGCTTCGAATGGGATGCGCCCAATGTTTCCGGCCTGACGTTGTCCACCCGCGCCGTTTATACCGGCCCGCAATATAGTAATTCCGCCAATACAATGCAAATTCCAAGCTGGATCCGCTATGACGTCGGCGCCAGATATGTGACTAAAGTCAACGGCCAACCGGTCGCTTTCCGGTTTACTGTAGAAAACGTGCTTGATAAAAATTATTGGTCAGGCTGCTTCTCTGACGGCTATCTCACGCTTGGCAGCGGCCGTACCTTCAAACTGTCGACGACCATTGATCTTTAA
- a CDS encoding helix-turn-helix domain-containing protein has protein sequence MKVDINDLSGYFAKINFSIVDIRRAVIEPGSKLFGITTSPFPGMIFPLRGRSRMSFDGVPYDMEPGKVFHGGPSMPLDKEVLGQSNWDYMVVHYQVHGNTRGTFPYALSHYELSPGYNPRINDTLHRMYHICKTPGNLPALKIKSLFFIILDEILTFVNCNDSRELVAEAAEYMKNYHMEPLTIPELARQYDLTSKQFAYLFQKHTGMSPNKFLIEYRMRRAKELLCTTTFSVAKIAEYVGYSDPYYFSLLFKKRMGLSPSTLQAFKKIKI, from the coding sequence ATGAAGGTGGATATCAACGATCTATCCGGCTATTTTGCCAAAATAAACTTTAGCATAGTTGATATAAGACGAGCGGTTATCGAACCTGGAAGTAAACTTTTCGGCATAACGACTTCACCATTTCCAGGGATGATTTTTCCGCTGCGCGGCCGGTCAAGAATGTCTTTTGACGGCGTTCCCTATGACATGGAGCCTGGCAAAGTATTCCACGGCGGGCCGAGTATGCCCTTGGATAAAGAGGTTCTGGGACAGTCAAATTGGGATTATATGGTCGTACATTACCAGGTGCACGGCAATACCCGGGGGACGTTTCCCTATGCATTGTCGCATTATGAACTCAGCCCGGGCTATAATCCCCGGATAAACGACACGCTGCACCGGATGTACCATATCTGCAAAACACCGGGTAATCTGCCGGCGCTGAAAATTAAATCCCTGTTTTTCATCATTTTGGATGAAATTCTAACTTTCGTCAATTGTAACGACAGCCGCGAACTGGTGGCAGAAGCCGCTGAATATATGAAGAATTACCATATGGAACCGCTCACCATACCGGAATTAGCCAGGCAATATGACCTGACCAGCAAACAGTTTGCCTATTTGTTTCAAAAGCATACGGGTATGAGTCCGAATAAATTTCTGATTGAGTACCGAATGCGGCGGGCGAAAGAACTGCTCTGCACCACAACCTTCTCTGTCGCGAAAATTGCCGAGTACGTGGGTTATTCCGATCCTTATTATTTCAGCCTGTTATTCAAGAAGCGAATGGGCTTGTCTCCCAGTACGCTGCAGGCATTTAAAAAAATAAAAATTTGA
- a CDS encoding ATP-binding protein, which produces MIRKYRSVNALLKENKQLRQQLAEARRILDAIKPGDIDALLVAEAAGGQDYILKGANHIYRVLVEEMQEGCATIAANGTILFCNKNFADIVKTPFEKVIGLSIYNFLKPKDREAFAFFISTRTGRFYTECSFEINDKFCASVILSASNIAIGGDTLTCLVITDLTEQRRSERFTQMIFNQAKEPIIACDKNGQIIQANPAAVAMVGGQLVGHDFDRVIPLFREDNGVRIGLNQAADSSLSCGIEVKYERQDGKAFNLLINAGQFNANEADDNLIGYVVTLTDITDQCLLVHEMTRLDRLNLVGEMAAGIGHEVRNPMTTVRGYLQLFQRKEKYADDHEQLMVMIEELDRANLIITEFLSLAKNKRIEPKPGNLNGTIHALFPLLQADAFRFGHEIEADIGDIPPTCYDDKEIRQLILNLVRNAMEAMDSRGSVTIRTYADNQAITLAVQDTGPGIPENILPKIGTPFLTTKEGGTGLGLSVCYRIAESHGARIEVETSSRGTTFFVRFKVVE; this is translated from the coding sequence ATGATTCGCAAATATCGTTCAGTGAATGCTCTATTAAAGGAGAATAAACAACTGCGTCAGCAGCTTGCGGAAGCTCGTCGTATCCTTGACGCTATTAAGCCTGGCGACATTGACGCCTTGCTGGTTGCGGAGGCTGCGGGCGGCCAGGATTATATCCTAAAGGGTGCAAATCACATTTATCGCGTTTTAGTGGAGGAAATGCAGGAAGGCTGCGCAACAATTGCCGCCAACGGGACAATCCTGTTCTGCAATAAAAACTTTGCCGATATCGTCAAAACCCCGTTTGAAAAAGTCATAGGGTTGTCCATATATAACTTTTTAAAGCCAAAGGACAGGGAGGCCTTTGCTTTTTTTATATCAACCCGCACAGGCCGTTTTTATACAGAGTGCAGCTTTGAAATCAACGATAAATTCTGTGCCTCAGTGATTCTATCTGCAAGCAATATTGCCATTGGCGGGGATACTCTTACCTGCCTGGTCATTACCGACCTGACAGAACAAAGGCGCAGCGAGCGTTTTACCCAAATGATATTTAATCAGGCTAAAGAACCGATTATCGCCTGTGACAAAAACGGACAGATTATTCAGGCCAATCCTGCCGCTGTGGCCATGGTGGGCGGTCAGTTGGTTGGGCATGACTTTGATAGAGTAATCCCCTTGTTTCGTGAAGATAATGGCGTAAGGATCGGCTTGAACCAGGCTGCTGATTCCAGTTTGTCCTGTGGTATCGAAGTCAAATATGAGAGGCAGGACGGCAAAGCCTTCAACTTACTTATTAATGCCGGTCAATTCAATGCGAATGAAGCGGATGATAACCTCATCGGCTATGTTGTCACCTTAACCGATATAACTGATCAATGCCTGCTTGTCCATGAAATGACCCGCCTGGACCGCCTTAATCTGGTCGGGGAAATGGCGGCCGGCATTGGCCACGAGGTCCGGAACCCGATGACAACTGTGCGCGGTTATTTACAGCTGTTCCAGCGTAAAGAAAAGTATGCCGATGATCATGAACAGCTAATGGTCATGATTGAGGAGCTGGACAGGGCAAATTTAATTATTACCGAATTCTTATCCCTGGCCAAAAATAAGCGGATTGAACCCAAACCAGGCAATTTAAACGGGACCATTCACGCATTATTTCCTTTGTTACAAGCCGATGCTTTTCGTTTTGGCCATGAGATTGAGGCTGATATCGGCGATATCCCCCCCACCTGCTATGATGATAAAGAGATAAGGCAGCTTATCTTGAATTTAGTGCGTAATGCCATGGAGGCCATGGATTCCCGCGGGTCAGTAACGATTAGGACCTATGCCGATAATCAGGCGATAACACTAGCTGTCCAGGACACCGGACCTGGTATTCCGGAAAATATTTTGCCCAAAATCGGCACACCTTTCCTGACTACCAAAGAGGGGGGAACCGGTCTGGGATTATCGGTTTGCTACCGTATCGCTGAAAGTCATGGGGCAAGGATTGAGGTTGAAACCTCTTCACGGGGAACAACATTTTTTGTTCGGTTTAAGGTTGTAGAATAA